In one Heteronotia binoei isolate CCM8104 ecotype False Entrance Well chromosome 1, APGP_CSIRO_Hbin_v1, whole genome shotgun sequence genomic region, the following are encoded:
- the SCNM1 gene encoding sodium channel modifier 1 — MPGVVVLAGGHTHQCKRKARMSFKREGDDSSQLSVLKKRRVADLLAHYIPEDEALLLRDGRYACTMCFHRPVFDTLDMLAVHRSGKKHLASLQKFYGKKRSLENEVQKRQHQAYLQAEERGAQAAPGPAPLLLQTKKIAQNALLKTAPYNSCCRRNRSAGSDPGLGCSGTSPDVRAPEGAELCKPSSATQRDRDGPIGVDATSSAHLPGLAHTATSLQKETSRRCKKTPKGKASSIPTPASEPEDLTPEKRQALEHYLRLKSSGWIQESSGKWVKDENVEFDSDEEEPPGPALS, encoded by the exons ATGCCGGGAGTCGTAGTCCTGGCGGGCGGGCATACCCACCAGTGCAAGAGGAAGGCAAGGATGTCGTTCAAGAGGGAAGGAGACGACTCCAGCCAGCTCAGTGTGCTCAAG aaaagaaGAGTTGCTGATCTTCTGGCTCATTACATCCCGGAAGACGAAGCCTTGCTTCTGAGAGATGGCAG GTACGCCTGCACCATGTGCTTCCACAGGCCCGTGTTTGACACTCTTGACATGCTCGCCGTCCATCGATCTGGAAAGAAGCACCTGGCTA gctTGCAGAAGTTCTACGGGAAGAAACGTTCCCTTGAGAACGAAGTACAGAAACGCCAGCACCAGGCCTACCTccaggcagaggaaagaggcgCCCAG GCTGCCCCGGGCCCTGCTCCTTTGCTCCTGCAGACCAAGAAAATAGCCCAGAATGCTTTGCTGAAAACCGCGCCGTACAACAGCTGCTGTCGACGGAACAG GTCTGCAGGAAGTGATCCTGGCTTGGGCTGTTCAGGGACCAGTCCTGACGTCAGAGCCCCAGAGGGAGCGGAGCTGTGCAAACCTAGCAGTGCAACTCAGAGGGACAGAGACGGACCCATCGGGGTGGACGCCACTTCCAGCGCACATCTGCCCGGATTGGCTCACACAGCCACAA gtttgcagaaagaaaCTTCTCGGAGGTGCAAGAAGACGCCCAAAGGGAAGGCCTCTTCCATCCCGACGCCCGCTTCAGAGCCTGAAGACCTCACTCCGGAGAAGCGGCAGGCCCTGGAACATTATCTGCGGTTGAAAAG CTCCGGATGGATCCAAGAGAGCTCCGGGAAGTGGGTGAAAGACGAGAATGTGGAGTTTGACTCTGATGAAGAGGAGCCTCCAGGACCGGCTCTCTCTTGA